The DNA sequence CTCAGCATTTATGTTTGCCAACTTTGGCATTGAGTCCTGCATAGCCATTTTTATTAACGCTCTAGCAGTCACGCTTTTATTTCATCACCAACTGATTGAGCCAGATGCAGATAAGAAAGAAGTCAAAATTCCATTGGCCGTAATTTTGGTTCACCTACTCTTCTTGTGTGGGGTGGTGATGTTTGCACATGACCCGATAATTTTTACTTGGATTCTGTTGTTCTTTATCGGCTACACCACTGCTTATCCAAAACATCAAAGCCCATTAATTCTGAAAGAAGCTTTGCTGGTCGGCTTCTTCTTAGGCGGCTTAGTCGTACTAGGCTCATTACAAGGCTGGTGGCTACAACCCATCCTCGAAATGATGAGCCCTACTGCAGTCTTTTATGGAAGCCTTGTATTAACTGCGTTCACAGACAATGCAGCGCTCACTTACCTAGGCTCATTAGTCACCGGCACCTCACCGGAATTTAAGCTCGCCTTAGTGGGAGGAGCGGTAGCAGGAGGAGGTCTAACCGTAATTGCCAACGCACCCAACCCAGCTGGAATTGCTATCCTGCGACAACATTTCCCTAATGGCGCGGTCTCAGCACTCTATTTGCTAGTTGCCGCCATTCCACCAACAATAGTGGCTATCTTGGCTTATCGACTCATCTGAGGCCTCGACAAGACTTAGGCAGTAAAATCTGAGCTTCGCCCCCAGCTATAAACCTGAGAACGGCATATGAAAAAGCTCTACATCAAAACTTTCGGCTGTCAAATGAACGAGTATGACTCGGGCAAGATGGCCGACCTATTACATGCCGATGAAGGCATGGTCATGACAGATCGACCGGAAGATGCCGATGTTGTCCTTCTGAATACTTGCTCTATTCGAGAAAAAGCTGAAGACAAAGTCTTTTCGGACTTAGGCCGACTTCGCGAGCTTAAGAAAACAAAACCCAATCTATTGATTGGTGTTGGAGGCTGCGTAGCAAGTCAAGAAGGTCAGCAAATTGTCAGTCGCGCACCATATGTTGACGTGGTCTTTGGCCCGCAAACATTGCATCGCTTATCCGACCTTATTGCAGAAAGACGTAAAACAGGCGTCTCTCAAGTAGACATTTCATTTCCAGAAATTGAAAAGTTTGATCATCTTCCGGCATCACGACAAACTCGTGGCTCAGCCTATGTATCGATCATGGAGGGCTGCTCTAAATACTGCAGTTACTGCGTTGTACCTTACACACGCGGCGAAGAAGTTTCTAGGCCTTTTGACGATGTACTCACTGAAGTGGCCGGTCTTGCCGGTAAAGGCGTCAAAGAAATTGTTCTGCTAGGCCAAAACGTGAATGCATATTTAGGCAAGATGGGCAATACCGAAGAGATCGCTGACTTTGCTCTTCTCATCGAATACATTGCTGAAATTCCAGGTGTTGAACGAATTCGATTTACCACTAGTCACCCTAAAGAATTTACCCAACGCCTTATAGATGTCTATGCAAAAGTACCTAAGTTAGTTAGTCACTTACACCTACCCGTTCAACATGGATCAGATGCCATGTTGTCAGCAATGAAGCGTGGCTATACGGCACTAGAGTTCAAAAGCATCATTCGCAAAATGCGCGCAGTTCGTCCTGACCTTACGCTATCAAGCGACTTCATTGTGGGCTTTCCAGGTGAAACAGAGGCAGACTTTGAGAAACTCCTCAAGATGGTCGAAGAATTAAATTTTGACAATAGTTTTTGCTTTATATTCAGCCCACGTCCAGGCACACCAGCTGCGAACTTACACGATGACACGCCTTACGAAGTCAAACTAAAGCGCCTTCAAACATTACTAGCTCTTGTTGAGGGTCAGGCAAATCAAATTAGCCAAAAAATGTTGGGCAATACTGAACGGGTACTGATCGAAGGTCTTGCTAAGGACGGCATTAACTTGCAAGGACGTGCTGAAAATAATCGCGTCATTCATTTCACGGCACCAGATCAAGATATTGAGAGCCTCATTGGCCAGATCGTAGATATACGCATCACCGAGGTCCTTAACTACACTCTCAGAGGTGAATTGGTAGAAGTAAATGTCAGCTAAGAACAAAGTCAATCCACCTAAACTAAAAATTGACTTGCAATACGCTAGTACTGCAATTGAATCTACTCTTAGCAAAATCGCTTCGCCCGCTTTAATAAAGAAATGGGTTAGGAGTACAACACCTCTTGGCGGCCTGATGACACTTCGCTTTGTAAATGCCACTGAAGGCAAAAAGTTGAACCTAGCTTTTCGCCAAAAAGATTACGCAACCAATGTGCTCACTTTTCCATACGAGCTTTCAAAAAATGAATTGGCAGCAGATATCATTTTCTGTCTCCCTGTATTACAGAAAGAAGCAAAAGAACAAAATAAATTACTGAAGGCCCATTTAGCCCATTTAATTGTGCACGGCTGCCTTCACGCTCAAGGCTATGATCACGAGGCCGCCAAAGATGCCAAAAAAATGGAAGCCCTGGAAATCCAGACTCTCCAAAAAATGGGCTTTGCTAACCCTTATCAGTGATTTGACTTATTTCTACGCTATTCTTGCTATATGCCTGACCCCAATAAATCCCTTTTAGACCGTTTAGCTGATTTTTTAACCCCTCAGCCAACGGAGCCTGGCGAACGCCGTCAAGAGCTGATTGAAACCCTGCGCGAGGCACAAGCCGAGGGCTTAATAGATGCAGATGCCCTCTCAATGATTGAAGGTGTCTTTCAAGTTGGCCAATTATCCGCACGTGACATTCTTGTGCCTCGCGCCCAGATTGATTGGATCGACATTGGTCAGGCGCTTCCTGAGATTATTAAGAATGTGATCGAAGCGGCACACTCCCGCTTTCCAGTATTTGAAGGTAGTCGAGATAATGTCATCGGCATTTTGCTAGCCAAAGATTTATTGCGTCACGCCACAGAAAAAGATTTTCAAGTGCGAGACTGGTTGCGTCCCGCTGTCTTTATTCCAGAATCAAAACGTCTTAGTGTTTTATTGAGAGACTTTAAAGATAATCGCAATCACTTAGCGATTGTGGTTGATGAATATAGTGGCGTAGCAGGAATTATTACGATTGAGGATGTCCTTGAGCAAATCGTTGGCGATATTGAAGATGAGCATGACGTTGATGAAGAGGCGGATAATCTCATTGCCCTAGATAACGGCGACATCCGCGTCAAAGGCATTACGGAGCTTGAGCAATTTAATAAAGCACTAGGCACCCACTTCGAGCTTGAAGATATCGAGACAGTAGCCGGGTTAGTTATTCAACATCTTGGCCGCGTACCTAAGATGGGTGAGCTCATTGAAATCGATAGTATTGAATTTGAGGTGCAGCGCGCCGACCCAAGACAAATTCATATTCTGCTTGCGCGACAAACCAATAAAAAATCTGACTGAGATTTACCTTGTTTGATCAGCACCCCCATCAGCAGCACAAGAGCGTCAAAATATTTTCAGTGTTTATTTTGATGCTATTGGGGGCAGCACTTGCGCTAGCTGCTGAGCTTCCTTACGGCGGCTGGATTCAGCTTCCACTTTTAAGTATTCTCTGGTGGCGTATTGATTCTTACTCATCACTCTCAATCAAAAAACAATTTGTATTGGGTCTTACATTTGGTATTGGTTACTTTGTCGTAGGTCTATGGTGGCTTTACATTAGCTTGCATGACATTGGCGGTATGAATGCGCCACTTGCTTGTATGGGAGTATTTTTACTTTCAGCTTATGTTGCCATCTACTTTTCGTTAGCCACACTGGCAATTCCTGCATTCAAAAAGAATCAGTTAACTGGTTTATTTCTGGCGGCAAGCTGGGTTGTTGCAGAATTTTTGCGCGGCTATATCTTTACGGGATTTCCTTGGATGGGACTTGCTGAAACCCAATTTACTGGACCATTCACCCATATCGCACCCTTCTTTGGCGGCTTGACTTGCACCTTCCTAGTGGTCTGGGCCTCCTGGGAACTTTATCAAGCTCGCAAACACCCCACTTCCAGCGCGCTCCTGATTGTGGCAGCCATTAGCCTGACTCAATTTGCTGGGCTATTTACTTTTACTAAGCCCATTGGAGAGCCAATTACCATTCGACTCATTCAGGGCAACTTTGAACAAAGTCTGAAATTTAATCCTCAAGCTATTGGTAAACAGATTGATTTTTATGCCGGTGAAATTACTAAGCAAGCAGCCAATCTCATCATCATCCCCGAGACTGCATTCCCATGGCCTATTTCGAATTTACCAATCGGCCTGCTAAATTACCTGCAAGATTACTCTAACGATAGCCATAGTAATGTTCTTCTTGGCTTGATTGGCGAAGTACCTGGAGAGGGTGGCATGCAATACTCCAATCGCGCTACTGGACTCTCGCCAAACACGCCAGCCTATCAATACGACAAGGCGCACCTCGTTCCCTTCGGAGAATTTATTCCTCCCGGATTTCAATGGTTTGTCAAAGCATTTCACGTACCAATGAGCGACTTTGCTAGAGGGAAAATAGATCAATCTCCGTTTGCGATTGTGCGCAAGGGTCAAGCAGATATTCATGCTGCTATTACGATTTGCTATGAGGATGTCTTTGGTAGTGAGCTAGCCTCGCGGATTCAGCACAGCACCCAGCCAGTAAATTTACTTATCAACATGACTAATCTTGCATGGTTTGGTGAATCGCAGGCCTCTACACAGCAACTCAGGCTATCTCAGCTACGATCTTTAGAAACTGGGCTGCCTGCTTTGCGCGCCACCAACACAGGCATTACAGCCGTCTTAGGACCTGATGGCAAAGTATTGCAATCCCTTCCTGAATTTACCCAAGGCACTCTAAGCACTCAAGTCCAGGCCTATTCTGGAAAAACGCCTTATGTCATTTGGGGCAATTTTCCGATTTTGGGTCTTTCTTGCCTCCTCTTGCTCTGGGGTCTCATTCGCCATAGACGTTTTTAGGCATTTTTTAACTCCGGAGTGTCCTAGCCATGTAAAATCAATGGCTTAGCCAGGTTAATCATGCTTACTTTTCAGCAAATCATTCTCAAACTTCAAGATTATTGGGACCAACAAGGTTGTGCCCTATTGCAACCTATCGACCTCGAGGTAGGCGCTGGTACATCTCATACCGCCACCTTCTTACGCGCCATTGGTCCAGAGCCTTGGAAAGCTGCCTACGTGCAGCCATCGCGTAGACCAAAAGATGGTCGCTATGGTGAAAATCCAAATCGCTTGCAGCACTACTACCAATACCAGGTAGTGCTTAAACCAGCCCCAGAAAATATTCTTGATCTTTATCTAGGATCTCTTGCCGCACTCGGCTTAGACCTTAAAGAAAATGATGTTCGCTTTGTGGAAGACGACTGGGAAAACCCAACGCTTGGCGCTTGGGGTCTTGGCTGGGAAGTTTGGCTCAACGGGATGGAAGTGACACAGTTCACCTACTTCCAACAAGTTGGTGGCTTAGATTGCAAGCCTGTACTTGGTGAAATTACTTACGGTATCGAACGTTTGGCAATGTATATCCAAAACTGCTCTAACGTGTATGACTTAGTTTGGGCAGACGGCATCTCTTATGGTGATGTGTATCACCAAAATGAAGTTGAACAGTCTTGCTATAACTTTGAACACTCCAATACCGATCTACTCTTTGCTAACTTCACAAACTACGAGAGCGAAGCGAAGCGTTTGATGGAAGTTCCACTTGCACTACCTGCTTACGAAATGGTTTTAAAAGCAGCACATACATTTAACTTGTTGGATGCGCGTGGCGCTATCTCCGTTACGGAGCGCGCGGCCTATATTGGACGCATTCGCAATCTTTCTCGTGCTGTTGCTCAGGCTTACTTTGAGTCCAGAGAAAAGCTGGGTTTCCCAATGTGTCAACGTCAAGCTAAAGCGCAGGCTTAAGCGCATCGAGATTTCTGCATTCCATCTATGAGCACATCTAATTCAAAACCTCAATCAGCTACTTTATTGATTGAGGTATTCACCGAAGAATTACCACCAAAGTCATTGCGTCGCCTAGGTGATGCCTTCAGTGAAGGCATCTTTGCTGCACTAAAGTCTGCCGGCCTATCAACAGAAACTTCCAAAGTCACCGGCTTTGCCACACCACGCCGCTTAGCAGTTCAAGTAACTGATGTGCTAGACCAAGCACCAGATTTTCCGGTCCGTGAAAAATTACTACCAACGAGCATTGCATTTGATGCAGAAGGCAAAGCAACCCCGCCTTTACTTAAAAAATTAGGTACGCTTGGGTATGCAGACATTGATCTTGCCACTTTAGAAAAAGCTGGTGAAGGTAAAAATGAAGCTCTCTACCTTAATGTCATTGCCAAAGGTGCTGCTCTTGAACAAACCGCTCAAACTGCGCTTGAGCAAACCCTAAACAAGCTACCCATTGCCAAAATGATGCACTACCAAGTGTTACAGAAAAATGGTCAATTGGCTGATGTGCAATTTGCCCGTCCTGTTCACCGCATTATTGCACTCCACGGCGGCACCACCCTAAATATCAGTGCCTTAGGTATTGACGCTAGCAACCAAACTGAAGGACATCGCTTCTTGGCGCCAGGCAACGTAACGGTTTCTAGTGCAGATCAATACGAAGCAGATTTGCAATCTAAAGCAAAAATTATTCCCGGCTTTAACCAACGTCGCGCACAAATTGAGACGGCTCTTTTAAAGGCGGCTGGCGATGATTTGGTTTTGATGCCTGATAGCCTTTTGGATGAAGTAACTGCCCTCGTCGAATGGCCTGCTATCTATGAGTGCCACTTCGATCAAGAATTTTTAGAAGTTCCACAAGAATGCTTGATTTTGACAATGCAAACTAATCAAAAATACTTTGCATTAACTGACAAGCAAGGCAAATTACGCAATCGTTTCTTGATTGTTTCTAATATTGAAACTAATAAGCCTAATGCGATTATTTCTGGTAACGAACGTGTTGTACGCCCCCGCTTATCAGATGCTCGCTTCTTCTTCCAGCAAGATCAAAAACGTTCTTTAGCCTCACGTGTAGCTGATCTTGGCAAGGTGGTTTATCACAATCAATTAGGCAACCAGTTAGACCGCGCCAAGCGCGTTCAAGGCCTTGCTGTAGGCATCGCGAAAAAACTGGGCGCCGATGAAAAGCTGGTAGCGCGCGCTGCCGAAATCGCCAAAACAGATTTACTCACCGATATGGTTGGCGAGTTCCCAGAGCTTCAAGGAATTATGGGCCGCTACTACGCCAATCATGATGGCGAGAATGCTGATGTTGCTAGCGCCTGCAGCGAACATTACATGCCAAGATTTGCTGGTGATGGATTGCCGCAAACTCAAACCGGAACCATCTTGGCTATTGCCGACAAACTAGAAACTCTAGTTGGTATTTGGGGTGTTGGTCTCGCACCAACGGGCGATAAAGACCCTTATGCACTGCGTCGACATGCTCTAGGTATTTGCCGTTTACTCTTAGAAAAAAATCTCTCCCTCAATCTGCCAGAACTTATCGAATTAGCCCGCGCGCAGTTTCCACAGACTGATGTGCAAGAGAAGGCAAAAGCTACCGATATCTACGCCTTCATCATCGATCGCTTGCGTGCTTATTTACGCGACCAATCTGTTGCCGGCAAAGCATTTACTAGCGCAGAAATTGATGCTGTTTTAAGCCAAGATCCAGCCCAAATTAATGATCTGTTAGAACGCTTAACTGCGTTGCGTGAATTTAATGCACTAACAGAAGCAGCTCAACTGGCAGCTGCCAATAAGCGTATTAGCAATATTCTGAAGAAAACGACTACCGCCATCCCTGCGACTTGTTCCGTAAAATTACTGCAAATTCCAGCAGAAGCTTCATTACATCAAGCATTGGAAGCGGTTACACCCGCAATCAATGCAGCTTACGAAAAACGTCAATTTGTGGAACTCTTAAGATCTCTAGTAGCTTTAAGTGGGCCAATTGACCAATTCTTTGCCGATGTCATGGTCATGGATCCCAATCCAGAGTTGCGTGATAACCGCCTGGCTCTTCTGCAACAACTTCACCAGAAAATGAATCTCGTTGCCGATCTCGGCAAATTAGCATGAGCACCAGCTCTTCTAAACTGATTATTCTCGATCGCGATGGCGTGATCAACGAAGACCGCGATGATTATGTAAAGTCAGTTGACGAGTGGATACCACTCCCAGGAAGTCTTGAAGCAATTGCTCTCCTAAATCAAGCGGGCTACCAAATTGCAATAGCAACAAATCAGTCTGGCCTCTCCAGAGGCTACTTCAGCATTAATGATTTGCACGCTATGCATAGCAAAATGGAGGGCCTACTAAAGCCACTAGGCGGTCATGTCGATAGCATCTTCTTTTGCCCTCATCAAGACGCACATCAATGTGATTGCCGCAAGCCTGCACCAGGCCTGATGAAAGAAATTGCTTTGCGCTATAAAAAAACTGATAGCGTTAAGCCGCTTTCTGGCACCCCCATTGTGGGTGACTCTTTGCGTGATCTTGAGGCTGGAATTGCTTTGGGGGCATCACCTCACCTAGTTCTCACCGGCAAGGGAGAGAAGACGCTTGCCAAAGGCAATCTACCAGATGGCACTCAAATACATACCGATCTCTTGGCATTTGCTAATGCGCTTTTAGAAGACAAGGCTTAAATTCATCATGCAATTGATTCGCTCGATTCTCTTTGCCTTATTTTTAGTGGTGTTCACGCCCATTTGGTCAGTGCTATGCATGCTGGCATTTCCTTTTTTAAGCCCTGAAAACCGCTATACCTTTATTGGACTTTGGAACAAAATTGTCATTGCGCTACTGAAGCCCCTTTGCGGAATTCATTATGAAATCCGGGGCATGAAAAATATGGAAGCAGTGCTTAATGAGCGCGTCATCATTCTTAGCAAACACCAGTCTGCTTATGAAACGATTGCTTATATCGCCTTGCTTCCAAAACAACTTTGCTTTGTGTTTAAGCGTGAGCTTCTCTGGATCCCCTTCTTTGGTTGGGCATTAGCACTTCTAAAAATGATCCATATCAATCGCTCCAATAAGCAGACTGCGGCGCATTCTGTAGCCACTCAAGGTCGCAAGCGCTTGAGTGAAGGCAAATGGATCATGCTCTTTCCGGAGGGCACCAGAACAGCCACCGGCTCAACCAAGCCTTACCGCAAAGGTGGTGCACGCCTAGCCAGCGCCACTGATGCATTGGTCATTCCTATCGCACACAATGCAGGGCGTTACTGGCCCAAAAATAGTTTTATTAAAAATCCAGGCACAGTCATTTTTTCAATAGGGCCTGCGATCAGCTCAGCCAATAAGTCGGCAGAACAGCTACAACAAGAGGTTGAGGGTTGGATTGAATCTGAAATGCGCATCATCGACCCTAGCGCGTACAAATAGAATTACCATTAAACGATTGACGCGTAAGTCAATCTTAACGCTGACTTAAGAGGCTAAAACCTTCGCCCACTCAATATAACGATCCACAGAAATATCTTGCGCTCTTGCTTTGAGTTCAATTTCAGTCAATTCGAGCCTATCAGCAAAATCCTGTAAATTAGTTCGAAGCATTTTCCTTCTTTGAGAAAAAGCTGCAGCAACTACTTTTTCTAAGGCATTCCACTGAATATCATTCAAAGTGAAATCTCTTCTAGGAATCATTCGCACTACAGCCGAGTTCACCTTAGGCTGCGGATCAAAGGCTTCAGGCGGCACCTCCAAAACCAACTCCATATCGTAGCGAGCTTGTAGCATGACTGAAAGACGACTAAAGTCAGAGCCTCCTTCCTTGGCAACCATTCGCTCGACAACCTCTGCTTGCAACATAAACACTTGTTCATCGATTGAATTTGCAGCAGAAACCAAATGAAATAGCAGCGGTGAAGAGATGTTGTAAGGCAAATTACCAACTACCTTACATAAACCTTTCTTACCAGAGCGATTCTGCGCCCATGCCAAAAAATCAAACTTAAGAGCATCCCCTTCGATCACCCTTAGGCCTTCGAGATTTTTCTCATTCCAGAAGGCCACTAAATCACGATCAATCTCTAATAGATCCAAGTGGTCAAGATTCTCTAATAAAGGCAGTGTTAGTGCACCGAGACCGGGACCAATCTCAATCACATGCGCATCAGCGCTGGGATTAATTAGGGCAACAATGGAATAAATAATTCCGTTGTCCTGTAAAAAGTTCTGGCCAAATCGTTTACGTGCACGATGCATGTATTAGGGTTGCTTTCTTTGATTTAAAGCTAATTGATAAGCCAAGCGCAAAGCTTCAAGCATGCTGCTGGAATCAGCAATACCCTTGCCGGCAATATCCAAAGCAGTTCCGTGATCTACTGAGGTGCGGATAATTGGCAATCCCAAGGTTACATTCACACCATTGCCAAAAGTGACAAACTTGAAAGGAGCCAAACCTTGATCGTGATACATCGCAATAAATGCGTCAACTTGAGCAATAGACTCGGGATCAAACATCGTGTCACCTGGATAAGGGCCTGATACCTGAATACCCATTCCCTTTGCAGCTTCAATTGCAGGTGAGATGACTTCAATTTCCTCACGCCCTAAATAGCCAGATTCACCAGCATGAGGATTTAAGCCAGCCATACGAATCACCGGATTTGCAATGCTAAATTTTTTCTGCAAATCTCGATTAACAATTTGAATTGTTTCCAATATCAAGTCATAACTGAGAGCCTTTGACACATCCCTCAATGGCAAATGGGTAGTCACTAACGCTACTCGTAAATCCCTAGGAGATTTAAGCCCTAAAAATCCGGAAGGCAAGGTCGCGCACAACATCATGACTACATGAGAAGTATCACATTGCTGCGCAAGATATTCGGTATGCCCTGTAAAAGGAGTGCCGGCATCGTTAATGACACTCTTTTGAAGCGGTGCAGTCACCATGGCATCAAAACGCCCCTGCTCACAACCATTAATCGCCTGATCTAATAGGGTAACGACATACTGAGCATTTTGAGAATTCAAAATCCCTGAGACAACAGGCGCTTCAAGCTTAATAGATTGAATCTGTAATCGATTAATCAATGCTGGATCAATATTTTTTGACAGGTTCAACAGCCGATCATCGCCCAGCAAGGTGATAGCGACGCCATTCTGTTCTCGTAGAAAATTGAGAGCAGCAGCAAGAGAAACCTCAGGCCCAATACCAGCTGGCTCACCGGTACTTACTACGAGATTAACGAGGGGCGCTGCTTGCTTCATCATCCACGTTCAGAATTTTGACTGTGGCGTTATCACGTAATTCGCGCATCCACTCTTGGTAGGCTTGATCAAATTTTCTTTCACGGATAGCTGCGCGTGCAAATTGACGCTGTTTCTCTACAGTCAGCTGACCTTCACGACGCTCCATCACTTGAATCAAGTGCCAGCCGAATTCGGTTTTAACTGGGTTACTGACTTCACCAATTTGCAATCGATTCATTGCCTGCTCAAACTCTGGCACCAAGTCTCCAGGACTCATCCACCCCAGATCTCCCCCATTTGGCGCTGAACCATCTTCAGAATATTTTTTGGCAAGCTCAGCAAAATCTGCCGTCTTAGCGCGCACCTGGTCACGATAACCCTGCAAACGCCTCTCAGCATCTTGGTCACTTAAACCAGGACGATTACGCAACAAAATATGACGAGATAAGGTTTGTGTAATGGGAATATTTTGCGGAGTGTTTGAACCAGAATCCTGGGCAACTACTTGCTGAAGAGGGGCGCCAGCTCCGACTGCCCGACGATCCAAAACTTTAAGGACATGGTAGCCGGCAGGACTTTTTACAACTGCATTTGCCACTTGTCCACCGCCAGTATTTCGAACGGCCTCATAAAATAATTGCGGCAAACGGTCAGGAGTGCGATAGCCCAACTCCTGAAACTTAATCTTGGGATTGTCTTTTGCAGCCATGGCGCCTAATTGCATGAAATCAACATCGCCGCGTGCGTCCCGCAATAGAGCATCCGCTTTCTTTTTAGCCTCAGCCTGCGCCCCAGCCCCGGCCCCAGCCTCTAAGGGAACAAAGATTTGGGCAACGTCAATTTCTTCTAGCTCCCCCTTGGCGGCTGGTGATGATCGCTGAGCCCCGCCCGAAGTCATCGCCCTGGTTCGCTCTGTAATAAAGTTGTCAACTTCAGCTTCAGAAATTTTTATCTTGGCTTCAACTTCTCTTTCGCGATAGCGAGTCAACATTACGTCATCACGTAATAATTTCTTGTACTTCTCAAATGTGTTGCCTGAGGCAATTACTTTTGCTTTAAATTCAGCGAATGTTAGTTTATTTTTTTCAGCTATGTCGCCGATGATCTTATCCAACTCTTTATTACTTACAGCTATGCCCTCTTGCTCAGCATTTTGTAGTTGAATTTTTTCAAGAATAAGACGGTCCAAAATAGTTTTTCGCAATGAACCATCATCAGACAATTTCACACCTTGCTTTTTAAGCCCGGCAATCCGATCATCAATCTCTTTGCGCGTTACAAAACCGGTATTAACAACTGCAGCCACGCCATCAATATTACGAATCTTACTGTCAGCATTAGCATTTGCTTTTACTGCATCCTGAGCAAAAGCAACATTAAAAAATAATCCCAAGCCGATGACGATGGCGTGAACGCTAATTTTATTAAAACGATTCATACATAGCATTATTGATAGTTCTCGTATGTTGAAGGTGGCACAGGCTTAGAAGTAGGC is a window from the Polynucleobacter sp. MWH-Aus1W21 genome containing:
- a CDS encoding putative Na+/H+ antiporter, encoding MNFTPTELGASIIFTIAVLHTFCTGYFESIAKKSPRHAGLWHLLGEVEIVFGFWAAILVIFISLNDGLATAKEFLNKRNFTEPLFVFAIMIVAGTKPILYFATKILHALATALQYLLRIRSAPALYFLTLAITPLLGSVITEPAAMTLAAFLLRDLVYRHKCSTALLFGTLGVLFVNISIGGTLTNFAAPPVLMVASTWGWSSAFMFANFGIESCIAIFINALAVTLLFHHQLIEPDADKKEVKIPLAVILVHLLFLCGVVMFAHDPIIFTWILLFFIGYTTAYPKHQSPLILKEALLVGFFLGGLVVLGSLQGWWLQPILEMMSPTAVFYGSLVLTAFTDNAALTYLGSLVTGTSPEFKLALVGGAVAGGGLTVIANAPNPAGIAILRQHFPNGAVSALYLLVAAIPPTIVAILAYRLI
- a CDS encoding HlyC/CorC family transporter; the protein is MPDPNKSLLDRLADFLTPQPTEPGERRQELIETLREAQAEGLIDADALSMIEGVFQVGQLSARDILVPRAQIDWIDIGQALPEIIKNVIEAAHSRFPVFEGSRDNVIGILLAKDLLRHATEKDFQVRDWLRPAVFIPESKRLSVLLRDFKDNRNHLAIVVDEYSGVAGIITIEDVLEQIVGDIEDEHDVDEEADNLIALDNGDIRVKGITELEQFNKALGTHFELEDIETVAGLVIQHLGRVPKMGELIEIDSIEFEVQRADPRQIHILLARQTNKKSD
- the miaB gene encoding tRNA (N6-isopentenyl adenosine(37)-C2)-methylthiotransferase MiaB — protein: MKKLYIKTFGCQMNEYDSGKMADLLHADEGMVMTDRPEDADVVLLNTCSIREKAEDKVFSDLGRLRELKKTKPNLLIGVGGCVASQEGQQIVSRAPYVDVVFGPQTLHRLSDLIAERRKTGVSQVDISFPEIEKFDHLPASRQTRGSAYVSIMEGCSKYCSYCVVPYTRGEEVSRPFDDVLTEVAGLAGKGVKEIVLLGQNVNAYLGKMGNTEEIADFALLIEYIAEIPGVERIRFTTSHPKEFTQRLIDVYAKVPKLVSHLHLPVQHGSDAMLSAMKRGYTALEFKSIIRKMRAVRPDLTLSSDFIVGFPGETEADFEKLLKMVEELNFDNSFCFIFSPRPGTPAANLHDDTPYEVKLKRLQTLLALVEGQANQISQKMLGNTERVLIEGLAKDGINLQGRAENNRVIHFTAPDQDIESLIGQIVDIRITEVLNYTLRGELVEVNVS
- the ybeY gene encoding rRNA maturation RNase YbeY; translation: MSAKNKVNPPKLKIDLQYASTAIESTLSKIASPALIKKWVRSTTPLGGLMTLRFVNATEGKKLNLAFRQKDYATNVLTFPYELSKNELAADIIFCLPVLQKEAKEQNKLLKAHLAHLIVHGCLHAQGYDHEAAKDAKKMEALEIQTLQKMGFANPYQ
- the glyQ gene encoding glycine--tRNA ligase subunit alpha, coding for MLTFQQIILKLQDYWDQQGCALLQPIDLEVGAGTSHTATFLRAIGPEPWKAAYVQPSRRPKDGRYGENPNRLQHYYQYQVVLKPAPENILDLYLGSLAALGLDLKENDVRFVEDDWENPTLGAWGLGWEVWLNGMEVTQFTYFQQVGGLDCKPVLGEITYGIERLAMYIQNCSNVYDLVWADGISYGDVYHQNEVEQSCYNFEHSNTDLLFANFTNYESEAKRLMEVPLALPAYEMVLKAAHTFNLLDARGAISVTERAAYIGRIRNLSRAVAQAYFESREKLGFPMCQRQAKAQA
- the glyS gene encoding glycine--tRNA ligase subunit beta — protein: MSTSNSKPQSATLLIEVFTEELPPKSLRRLGDAFSEGIFAALKSAGLSTETSKVTGFATPRRLAVQVTDVLDQAPDFPVREKLLPTSIAFDAEGKATPPLLKKLGTLGYADIDLATLEKAGEGKNEALYLNVIAKGAALEQTAQTALEQTLNKLPIAKMMHYQVLQKNGQLADVQFARPVHRIIALHGGTTLNISALGIDASNQTEGHRFLAPGNVTVSSADQYEADLQSKAKIIPGFNQRRAQIETALLKAAGDDLVLMPDSLLDEVTALVEWPAIYECHFDQEFLEVPQECLILTMQTNQKYFALTDKQGKLRNRFLIVSNIETNKPNAIISGNERVVRPRLSDARFFFQQDQKRSLASRVADLGKVVYHNQLGNQLDRAKRVQGLAVGIAKKLGADEKLVARAAEIAKTDLLTDMVGEFPELQGIMGRYYANHDGENADVASACSEHYMPRFAGDGLPQTQTGTILAIADKLETLVGIWGVGLAPTGDKDPYALRRHALGICRLLLEKNLSLNLPELIELARAQFPQTDVQEKAKATDIYAFIIDRLRAYLRDQSVAGKAFTSAEIDAVLSQDPAQINDLLERLTALREFNALTEAAQLAAANKRISNILKKTTTAIPATCSVKLLQIPAEASLHQALEAVTPAINAAYEKRQFVELLRSLVALSGPIDQFFADVMVMDPNPELRDNRLALLQQLHQKMNLVADLGKLA
- the lnt gene encoding apolipoprotein N-acyltransferase, producing MFDQHPHQQHKSVKIFSVFILMLLGAALALAAELPYGGWIQLPLLSILWWRIDSYSSLSIKKQFVLGLTFGIGYFVVGLWWLYISLHDIGGMNAPLACMGVFLLSAYVAIYFSLATLAIPAFKKNQLTGLFLAASWVVAEFLRGYIFTGFPWMGLAETQFTGPFTHIAPFFGGLTCTFLVVWASWELYQARKHPTSSALLIVAAISLTQFAGLFTFTKPIGEPITIRLIQGNFEQSLKFNPQAIGKQIDFYAGEITKQAANLIIIPETAFPWPISNLPIGLLNYLQDYSNDSHSNVLLGLIGEVPGEGGMQYSNRATGLSPNTPAYQYDKAHLVPFGEFIPPGFQWFVKAFHVPMSDFARGKIDQSPFAIVRKGQADIHAAITICYEDVFGSELASRIQHSTQPVNLLINMTNLAWFGESQASTQQLRLSQLRSLETGLPALRATNTGITAVLGPDGKVLQSLPEFTQGTLSTQVQAYSGKTPYVIWGNFPILGLSCLLLLWGLIRHRRF